A genomic stretch from Malus domestica chromosome 15, GDT2T_hap1 includes:
- the LOC139191817 gene encoding uncharacterized protein, with protein MAKVDSVNIEDDISHSSLPNFLDIEVNTNQRLCSVLLNKFNYLPWSRAVSLALGGKGKLGFVNGRVEALDSSSSTYGAWLCKDQLVMSLLLNTMEKHVAEIFSYYNSSCELWKALQDMYGNKKNYARVFQLKKDIASAQQEGKAFV; from the coding sequence ATGGCTAAAGTAGATTCAGTAAATATTGAGGATGACATCTCGCATTCCTCACTTCCAAATTTCTTAGACATTGAGGTTAACACCAATCAACGTTTGTGTTCAGTTCTCTTGAACAAGTTCAATTATCTCCCTTGGTCTCGAGCTGTGTCACTAGCTCTCGGAGGCAAagggaaattagggtttgtcaATGGAAGGGTGGAAGCTCTAGACAGCTCCTCTTCTACATACGGTGCATGGCTTTGCAAGGATCAACTTGTCATGTCTTTGCTGCTCAACACCATGGAGAAACATGTTGCTGAGATTTTTAGCTACTACAATTCTTCATGTGAGCTTTGGAAAGCCTTGCAGGATATGtatggaaataaaaaaaactatgcTCGTGTCTTTCAACTTAAGAAGGACATTGCAAGTgctcaacaagaagggaaagcaTTTGTTTAA
- the LOC103401517 gene encoding BTB/POZ domain-containing protein SR1IP1-like isoform X1, with protein MSSKKKELLSSALKRTSEWIFSQEIPSDISINVGGVSFSLHKFPLISKCGHIKKLISESSYAADLSVIELSDVPGGSEAFELAARFCYGINFELSTGNIAMLRCVAEYLLMTEDYAVGNLVGRADAYLNEVALKSLAGAVTVLHMSENFLPMAEKVKLVSRCIDAIAFMACKEGQFSVSGRTDGGIEGAVFSAVSHPKPVVDWWAEDLTVLRIDIFQRVMIAMLARGFKQYALGPVLMLYAQKSLRGLEIFGKGRTKIELRQEHEKRVVLETIVSLLPREKNAMSVSFLSMLLRAAKTLETTVACQLDLEKRMGLQLAQAVLDDLLIPSYSLTRDTLLDVETVQRIMTNYLEYETEGSRLGYNAEDDFVSPALTDMERVGKLMENYLAEIATDRNISVSKFIGIAELIPEQSRATEDGMYRAIDIYLKAHPALSDMERKKVCSMMDCQKLSREACAHAAQNDRLPVHTVVQVLYYEQQRLRDVMNGNIGGESSVLPSKGSVYSTGIHTVPDELTILRRQNEELKIELVKMKMKLKELETSTMRTAMSSPMGNTPISADKPPLPRKSFMNLVSKRLGKLSPFVRADGVTPTGTKGRTKPSKDRRHSIS; from the exons ATGTCCTCTAAGAAGAAGGAGCTTCTTTCTTCTGCCTTGAAGAGAACTAGTGAATG GATTTTTTCGCAGGAGATTCCGAGCGATATTAGTATTAATGTTGGAGGAGTTTCCTTCTCATTGCACAAG TTCCCTTTAATTTCAAAATGTGGCCACATAAAGAAACTGATATCAGAATCTAGTTATGCTGCTGATCTATCTGTTATTGAGCTATCTGATGTTCCGGGTGGATCAGAAGCGTTTGAGCTTGCAGCAAGATTCTGTTATGGAATAAATTTCGAGTTAAGCACAGGAAACATCGCAATGCTGCGATGCGTGGCTGAGTATCTTCTGATGACTGAGGACTACGCGGTTGGAAACCTTGTGGGAAGAGCTGATGCATACTTGAATGAAGTGGCATTGAAAAGCCTAGCAGGTGCAGTTACTGTTTTGCACATGTCAGAAAATTTCCTCCCAATGGCGGAGAAGGTAAAATTAGTGAGCCGGTGCATAGATGCAATTGCTTTTATGGCCTGCAAAGAGGGCCAGTTCAGTGTGTCCGGTAGGACTGATGGTGGCATTGAGGGTGCGGTTTTTTCAGCTGTGTCTCATCCAAAGCCTGTTGTGGATTGGTGGGCTGAAGACTTAACTGTTCTTAGAATTGATATCTTCCAACGCGTTATGATTGCAATGTTGGCAAGAGGGTTTAAGCAGTATGCTCTTGGACCAGTGCTCATGCTATATGCACAGAAATCGCTACGAGGTTTG GAAATATTTGGAAAGGGGAGGACGAAAATCGAGCTGCGACAAGAGCACGAGAAGAGGGTTGTCTTAGAAACAATTGTGAGTCTTCTGCCAAGGGAGAAAAATGCAATGTCAGTCAGCTTTCTTTCCATGCTTCTTCGTGCTGCGAAAACCCTTGAAACAACGGTTGCTTGCCAGCTAGATTTGGAGAAGAGAATGGGGTTGCAGTTGGCACAGGCTGTTTTAGATGATCTCTTGATTCCATCATATTCCCTTACCAGGGACACATTGCTCGATGTGGAGACTGTGCAAAGGATCATGACGAATTACCTTGAATATGAAACGGAGGGGAGCCGTTTGGGATACAATGCAGAGGACGATTTTGTTTCTCCTGCACTAACAGACATGGAACGCGTTGGAAAGCTAATGGAGAACTACCTGGCTGAAATAGCCACTGACCGCAACATATCTGTCTCTAAGTTCATTGGCATTGCTGAACTTATTCCAGAACAATCAAGGGCAACAGAAGATGGCATGTATAGAGCCATTGATATCTACCTAAAG GCTCATCCTGCTCTAAGTGATATGGAGAGAAAGAAAGTGTGCAGTATGATGGACTGCCAGAAGCTTTCACGAGAGGCCTGCGCTCACGCTGCACAGAATGACCGCCTTCCTGTTCACACTGTGGTTCAAGTGCTATACTATGAGCAGCAGCGCCTTCGAGATGTAATGAATGGCAACATAGGTGGTGAATCCTCTGTTCTTCCTTCCAAAGGGAGCGTATACTCCACTGGTATCCACACGGTTCCTGATGAGCTCACCATCTTGCGTAGACAAAATGAGGAGCTAAAAATAGAGTTggtgaagatgaagatgaagctgAAAGAACTCGAAACGTCTACTATGAGAACAGCAATGAGCAGTCCAATGGGAAACACTCCAATATCTGCTGACAAACCTCCTCTGCCTCGAAAATCATTTATGAACTTGGTGTCGAAAAGACTTGGGAAGCTTTCTCCCTTTGTGCGTGCAGATGGAGTGACACCTACTGGTACCAAAGGCCGGACCAAACCTTCCAAAGATCGGCGGCATTCGATTTCCTGA
- the LOC103401517 gene encoding BTB/POZ domain-containing protein SR1IP1-like isoform X2, translated as MLRCVAEYLLMTEDYAVGNLVGRADAYLNEVALKSLAGAVTVLHMSENFLPMAEKVKLVSRCIDAIAFMACKEGQFSVSGRTDGGIEGAVFSAVSHPKPVVDWWAEDLTVLRIDIFQRVMIAMLARGFKQYALGPVLMLYAQKSLRGLEIFGKGRTKIELRQEHEKRVVLETIVSLLPREKNAMSVSFLSMLLRAAKTLETTVACQLDLEKRMGLQLAQAVLDDLLIPSYSLTRDTLLDVETVQRIMTNYLEYETEGSRLGYNAEDDFVSPALTDMERVGKLMENYLAEIATDRNISVSKFIGIAELIPEQSRATEDGMYRAIDIYLKAHPALSDMERKKVCSMMDCQKLSREACAHAAQNDRLPVHTVVQVLYYEQQRLRDVMNGNIGGESSVLPSKGSVYSTGIHTVPDELTILRRQNEELKIELVKMKMKLKELETSTMRTAMSSPMGNTPISADKPPLPRKSFMNLVSKRLGKLSPFVRADGVTPTGTKGRTKPSKDRRHSIS; from the exons ATGCTGCGATGCGTGGCTGAGTATCTTCTGATGACTGAGGACTACGCGGTTGGAAACCTTGTGGGAAGAGCTGATGCATACTTGAATGAAGTGGCATTGAAAAGCCTAGCAGGTGCAGTTACTGTTTTGCACATGTCAGAAAATTTCCTCCCAATGGCGGAGAAGGTAAAATTAGTGAGCCGGTGCATAGATGCAATTGCTTTTATGGCCTGCAAAGAGGGCCAGTTCAGTGTGTCCGGTAGGACTGATGGTGGCATTGAGGGTGCGGTTTTTTCAGCTGTGTCTCATCCAAAGCCTGTTGTGGATTGGTGGGCTGAAGACTTAACTGTTCTTAGAATTGATATCTTCCAACGCGTTATGATTGCAATGTTGGCAAGAGGGTTTAAGCAGTATGCTCTTGGACCAGTGCTCATGCTATATGCACAGAAATCGCTACGAGGTTTG GAAATATTTGGAAAGGGGAGGACGAAAATCGAGCTGCGACAAGAGCACGAGAAGAGGGTTGTCTTAGAAACAATTGTGAGTCTTCTGCCAAGGGAGAAAAATGCAATGTCAGTCAGCTTTCTTTCCATGCTTCTTCGTGCTGCGAAAACCCTTGAAACAACGGTTGCTTGCCAGCTAGATTTGGAGAAGAGAATGGGGTTGCAGTTGGCACAGGCTGTTTTAGATGATCTCTTGATTCCATCATATTCCCTTACCAGGGACACATTGCTCGATGTGGAGACTGTGCAAAGGATCATGACGAATTACCTTGAATATGAAACGGAGGGGAGCCGTTTGGGATACAATGCAGAGGACGATTTTGTTTCTCCTGCACTAACAGACATGGAACGCGTTGGAAAGCTAATGGAGAACTACCTGGCTGAAATAGCCACTGACCGCAACATATCTGTCTCTAAGTTCATTGGCATTGCTGAACTTATTCCAGAACAATCAAGGGCAACAGAAGATGGCATGTATAGAGCCATTGATATCTACCTAAAG GCTCATCCTGCTCTAAGTGATATGGAGAGAAAGAAAGTGTGCAGTATGATGGACTGCCAGAAGCTTTCACGAGAGGCCTGCGCTCACGCTGCACAGAATGACCGCCTTCCTGTTCACACTGTGGTTCAAGTGCTATACTATGAGCAGCAGCGCCTTCGAGATGTAATGAATGGCAACATAGGTGGTGAATCCTCTGTTCTTCCTTCCAAAGGGAGCGTATACTCCACTGGTATCCACACGGTTCCTGATGAGCTCACCATCTTGCGTAGACAAAATGAGGAGCTAAAAATAGAGTTggtgaagatgaagatgaagctgAAAGAACTCGAAACGTCTACTATGAGAACAGCAATGAGCAGTCCAATGGGAAACACTCCAATATCTGCTGACAAACCTCCTCTGCCTCGAAAATCATTTATGAACTTGGTGTCGAAAAGACTTGGGAAGCTTTCTCCCTTTGTGCGTGCAGATGGAGTGACACCTACTGGTACCAAAGGCCGGACCAAACCTTCCAAAGATCGGCGGCATTCGATTTCCTGA